The DNA sequence GGCTCAATTCGGGGGAGGGGTCGTCGATCAAGCGGGCCAAGACCGCCCAAGGACCGCAGAGGGTGACCAGGGCCTGCCAAAGCCTGCTCTCAGGGATCTTGTTGAGCCAAAGGTCGCGGTCGTTGGCTATCTCCACGATCCCCTCCAGGCGGCCCAGCCGATCTCGCTCTTCGCCGGCGACCTTATCCATGAGCCACCGGTAATAGACCCTGGCGGCGCAGTGATTCACGTCGACATGGACCCAGGGCCTGTTCCCGTAGCGTTCCAGCGTGCTCTGGTGGTGATCGAAGAGGAAGGGGGGGTCACCCAGGGTGAAGGAGCGGTCGATCTCGTCCACCGTTTGGGGCTTCTGGCAGAAAAGATCCAGCACTACGAGCGGTTCACCCCTGGAGAGAGAATCCAATACCAGGAAGTCCACCTCACCGTAACCGACCAGGGAGAGCCTGACGGGGCTCATCCCGGGGCGGCCGTGGGTCCAGGCTACAGCGGCCGCTGTCACGCCGTCGAGATCAGTATGGCTTATCACGTGAAGGCCGGCACGACTCATCGGGAGGACTCCCTTCTCAGCCCGGAAGGAAACCGCGCCATGGAGGGCACGAGTGGGCTATCAACATTATAGGCCAGAAATCCACCACCGATGTGAATAGGAATGCTAATAACTTGTAAGCCCAGGAGGGGCAGATTTGTTACGGTTGGTCAAATTAAACTTTTTTATGACCCGATCAGGAATATCCACCACCCGATGGCTTTTTCACCCTTTCCCTGAATTATGAACTAAATGTGGATATGTGGATAAAACTTGTGGATTCAAATATGGTAATATTATCTTCGCTGTCGATCCAAAAAGGTCGCGAGGTGAGCCCCTTGCATGAAAATACCGATCGTGTCTGGAGAGAGATCCTCGAGATAGCCGAGGAGAATTTGCCCAAGGGCGCCACGGATATCTGGCTCAAGACATGCCTTCCCACCTCCCTGGAGGGCAAGGTCCTTACGCTGGATGTCCCCAACGTTTTCGTGAGGGAGCAGATCCAGTCGAGGTTCATCGAGAAGCTCACCGCCCTGGCCGTACAGAAGGATCTTGCCGAAAAGATCATCCTCGAGGTTGGAGGCGGCGCCAAGAAGGACGAGATCAAGCGGGCCGAGCGCATCTCCAGGGAAACGGAGAGGCCCAGGAACGGCCTCAACCCTGACTACCAGTTCGACTCCTTCGTGGTGGGCAAGTCCAACCGGCTCGCCCACGCCGCCAGCCTTGCCGTGGCCGAATCACCCGGCATCGCCTACAACCCTCTCTTTTTCTGGGGAGGCGTCGGCCTGGGAAAAACCCACCTCCTTCACGCCATAGGCAACTTCGTCGCCAGGCACAACGAGGGGATAAAGATCTCCTATATCAGTTCCGAGAAGTTCATCAACGAATTCATCCTCTCCATCCAGAACAACAAGACCCATGAATTCAAGCAAAAGTATCGCGGGGTGGACGTCCTGCTCATCGACGACATTCACTTCCTCGCCAACAAGGAGAGCACCCAGGAGGAGTTCTTCCACACCTTCAACAGCCTCCACGACGCCAAGAAGCAGATCGTCCTCACCTCGGACAAGCCGCCCAAGGACATCCACAACATCGAGGAACGCCTGGTCAGCCGTTTCGAGTGGGGGCTGGTCACGGACATACAGCCCCCCGACCTCGAAACCAGGATAGCCATCCTGAAAAAGAAGGCCGCGCTGAAGAACTACTTCATCCCCGACGACGTGGTGGACTTTCTTGCCCAGAACATCCCCAGCAACATCCGCGAGCTGGAGGGTTCCCTGAACAGTGTCATGTTCTTCGCAGAATTGAATAATGAATCCGTCACCGTGGAGAACGCATCGCGATGGCTCA is a window from the Thermovirga sp. genome containing:
- a CDS encoding phosphohydrolase yields the protein MSRAGLHVISHTDLDGVTAAAVAWTHGRPGMSPVRLSLVGYGEVDFLVLDSLSRGEPLVVLDLFCQKPQTVDEIDRSFTLGDPPFLFDHHQSTLERYGNRPWVHVDVNHCAARVYYRWLMDKVAGEERDRLGRLEGIVEIANDRDLWLNKIPESRLWQALVTLCGPWAVLARLIDDPSPELSPDERSFTEAFVQEQERRFGLALEKALRSGEDLLFVGPGALEFGDVSDFCGLVLDRMESPPRLVAVLSRRPAGDWAVSLRSREGFAGRVTGLLRDGRKVRGGGHGDSAGLYFPPHYRPEEIRDSLVSAVRSILESDAPSGLSLGDLLKQAMEEKK
- the dnaA gene encoding chromosomal replication initiator protein DnaA, whose amino-acid sequence is MVILSSLSIQKGREVSPLHENTDRVWREILEIAEENLPKGATDIWLKTCLPTSLEGKVLTLDVPNVFVREQIQSRFIEKLTALAVQKDLAEKIILEVGGGAKKDEIKRAERISRETERPRNGLNPDYQFDSFVVGKSNRLAHAASLAVAESPGIAYNPLFFWGGVGLGKTHLLHAIGNFVARHNEGIKISYISSEKFINEFILSIQNNKTHEFKQKYRGVDVLLIDDIHFLANKESTQEEFFHTFNSLHDAKKQIVLTSDKPPKDIHNIEERLVSRFEWGLVTDIQPPDLETRIAILKKKAALKNYFIPDDVVDFLAQNIPSNIRELEGSLNSVMFFAELNNESVTVENASRWL